From one Sphaeramia orbicularis chromosome 9, fSphaOr1.1, whole genome shotgun sequence genomic stretch:
- the ark2cb gene encoding E3 ubiquitin-protein ligase RNF165 isoform X4, with amino-acid sequence MVLVHVGYLVLPVFGSVRNRGSHFNRQQQQQQQQHSHATSCRHFQLGPQAPLPMDFPMPHPGQPQSGINPHLAPPGHQHGPPLHPPLNPLPGPQFQDIPAPPFLPQALHQQYLLQQQILEAQHRHILPPSRRTPERVPHQPHRLRPGYEFAPPLHVPPQPVVQQPRYLAEGTDWDLSVDAGLPPHQYHIHPLPQHYQHYLTSPRMHHFPRNNASTQVVVHEIRNYPYPQLHLLALQSLNPSRHASAVRESYEELLQLEDRLGSVNRGAVQTTIERFTFPHKYKKRIPQDLKMCLDDEELDTDEKCTICLSMLEDGEDVRRLPCMHLFHQACVDQWLATSRKCPICRVDIETQLTPDS; translated from the exons GATCCCATTTCAACCggcaacagcaacagcagcagcagcagcacagccaTGCTACCTCTTGCCGGCACTTCCAGTTAGGTCCTCAGGCCCCGCTGCCCATGGACTTCCCCATGCCCCACCCAGGGCAGCCACAGTCAGGCATTAACCCCCACCTGGCCCCTCCCGGCCACCAGCATGGCCCTCCACTCCACCCACCCCTCAACCCCCTGCCCGGCCCTCAGTTCCAGGACATCCCTGCCCCTCCCTTCCTACCTCAGGCATTACACCAGCAATACCTCCTCCAGCAGCAGATCCTCGAGGCTCAGCACCGACACATCCTGCCACCCTCCAG ACGCACCCCAGAGAGAGTTCCTCACCAGCCCCACAGACTGCGGCCCGGTTATGAGTTTGCTCCCCCGCTTCACGTCCCGCCTCAGCCTGTGGTGCAGCAGCCCCGCTACCTAGCTGAAGGAACAGACTG GGATCTAAGCGTCGACGCTGGCCTACCCCCTCACCAGTACCACATCCATCCGCTGCCGCAGCACTATCAGCACTACTTGACCTCTCCGAGGATGCACCACTTCCCCAGAAACAATGCCTCAACACAAGTG GTTGTCCATGAGATCAGAAACTACCCATATCCCCAGCTGCACTTGCTGGCTCTGCAGAGTCTCAACCCCTCCCGCCACGCGTCTGCTGTTAGAGAGAGCTACGAG GAGCTTCTGCAGCTGGAGGACAGACTGGGCAGTGTAAACCGAGGAGCGGTCCAAACCACCATAGAGAGATTCACTTTCCCCCATAAGTACAAAAAG AGAATACCCCAGGACCTGAAGATGTGTCTGGATGATGAGGAGCTGGACACCGACGAGAAGTGCACCATCTGTCTGTCAATGCTGGAGGATGGAGAGGATGTCAG gagATTACCCTGCATGCATCTCTTCCACCAAGCGTGCGTGGACCAATGGCTGGCCACCAGCAGGAAATGCCCTATATGTAGGGTGGACATTGAGACCCAGCTGACCCCCGACAGTTGA
- the ark2cb gene encoding E3 ubiquitin-protein ligase RNF165 isoform X1 produces the protein MLYHTHSDTTFHPQLIPANLSSQVPDDFSLSSTGSHFNRQQQQQQQQHSHATSCRHFQLGPQAPLPMDFPMPHPGQPQSGINPHLAPPGHQHGPPLHPPLNPLPGPQFQDIPAPPFLPQALHQQYLLQQQILEAQHRHILPPSSRRTPERVPHQPHRLRPGYEFAPPLHVPPQPVVQQPRYLAEGTDWDLSVDAGLPPHQYHIHPLPQHYQHYLTSPRMHHFPRNNASTQVVVHEIRNYPYPQLHLLALQSLNPSRHASAVRESYEELLQLEDRLGSVNRGAVQTTIERFTFPHKYKKRIPQDLKMCLDDEELDTDEKCTICLSMLEDGEDVRRLPCMHLFHQACVDQWLATSRKCPICRVDIETQLTPDS, from the exons ATGCTAtatcacacacacagtgacaccACATTTCACCCACAATTAATTCCAGCTAATCTGTCCTCTCAGGTGCCTGACGACTTCTCCTTATCCTCCACAGGATCCCATTTCAACCggcaacagcaacagcagcagcagcagcacagccaTGCTACCTCTTGCCGGCACTTCCAGTTAGGTCCTCAGGCCCCGCTGCCCATGGACTTCCCCATGCCCCACCCAGGGCAGCCACAGTCAGGCATTAACCCCCACCTGGCCCCTCCCGGCCACCAGCATGGCCCTCCACTCCACCCACCCCTCAACCCCCTGCCCGGCCCTCAGTTCCAGGACATCCCTGCCCCTCCCTTCCTACCTCAGGCATTACACCAGCAATACCTCCTCCAGCAGCAGATCCTCGAGGCTCAGCACCGACACATCCTGCCACCCTCCAG TAGACGCACCCCAGAGAGAGTTCCTCACCAGCCCCACAGACTGCGGCCCGGTTATGAGTTTGCTCCCCCGCTTCACGTCCCGCCTCAGCCTGTGGTGCAGCAGCCCCGCTACCTAGCTGAAGGAACAGACTG GGATCTAAGCGTCGACGCTGGCCTACCCCCTCACCAGTACCACATCCATCCGCTGCCGCAGCACTATCAGCACTACTTGACCTCTCCGAGGATGCACCACTTCCCCAGAAACAATGCCTCAACACAAGTG GTTGTCCATGAGATCAGAAACTACCCATATCCCCAGCTGCACTTGCTGGCTCTGCAGAGTCTCAACCCCTCCCGCCACGCGTCTGCTGTTAGAGAGAGCTACGAG GAGCTTCTGCAGCTGGAGGACAGACTGGGCAGTGTAAACCGAGGAGCGGTCCAAACCACCATAGAGAGATTCACTTTCCCCCATAAGTACAAAAAG AGAATACCCCAGGACCTGAAGATGTGTCTGGATGATGAGGAGCTGGACACCGACGAGAAGTGCACCATCTGTCTGTCAATGCTGGAGGATGGAGAGGATGTCAG gagATTACCCTGCATGCATCTCTTCCACCAAGCGTGCGTGGACCAATGGCTGGCCACCAGCAGGAAATGCCCTATATGTAGGGTGGACATTGAGACCCAGCTGACCCCCGACAGTTGA
- the ark2cb gene encoding E3 ubiquitin-protein ligase RNF165 isoform X2, translating to MLYHTHSDTTFHPQLIPANLSSQVPDDFSLSSTGSHFNRQQQQQQQQHSHATSCRHFQLGPQAPLPMDFPMPHPGQPQSGINPHLAPPGHQHGPPLHPPLNPLPGPQFQDIPAPPFLPQALHQQYLLQQQILEAQHRHILPPSRRTPERVPHQPHRLRPGYEFAPPLHVPPQPVVQQPRYLAEGTDWDLSVDAGLPPHQYHIHPLPQHYQHYLTSPRMHHFPRNNASTQVVVHEIRNYPYPQLHLLALQSLNPSRHASAVRESYEELLQLEDRLGSVNRGAVQTTIERFTFPHKYKKRIPQDLKMCLDDEELDTDEKCTICLSMLEDGEDVRRLPCMHLFHQACVDQWLATSRKCPICRVDIETQLTPDS from the exons ATGCTAtatcacacacacagtgacaccACATTTCACCCACAATTAATTCCAGCTAATCTGTCCTCTCAGGTGCCTGACGACTTCTCCTTATCCTCCACAGGATCCCATTTCAACCggcaacagcaacagcagcagcagcagcacagccaTGCTACCTCTTGCCGGCACTTCCAGTTAGGTCCTCAGGCCCCGCTGCCCATGGACTTCCCCATGCCCCACCCAGGGCAGCCACAGTCAGGCATTAACCCCCACCTGGCCCCTCCCGGCCACCAGCATGGCCCTCCACTCCACCCACCCCTCAACCCCCTGCCCGGCCCTCAGTTCCAGGACATCCCTGCCCCTCCCTTCCTACCTCAGGCATTACACCAGCAATACCTCCTCCAGCAGCAGATCCTCGAGGCTCAGCACCGACACATCCTGCCACCCTCCAG ACGCACCCCAGAGAGAGTTCCTCACCAGCCCCACAGACTGCGGCCCGGTTATGAGTTTGCTCCCCCGCTTCACGTCCCGCCTCAGCCTGTGGTGCAGCAGCCCCGCTACCTAGCTGAAGGAACAGACTG GGATCTAAGCGTCGACGCTGGCCTACCCCCTCACCAGTACCACATCCATCCGCTGCCGCAGCACTATCAGCACTACTTGACCTCTCCGAGGATGCACCACTTCCCCAGAAACAATGCCTCAACACAAGTG GTTGTCCATGAGATCAGAAACTACCCATATCCCCAGCTGCACTTGCTGGCTCTGCAGAGTCTCAACCCCTCCCGCCACGCGTCTGCTGTTAGAGAGAGCTACGAG GAGCTTCTGCAGCTGGAGGACAGACTGGGCAGTGTAAACCGAGGAGCGGTCCAAACCACCATAGAGAGATTCACTTTCCCCCATAAGTACAAAAAG AGAATACCCCAGGACCTGAAGATGTGTCTGGATGATGAGGAGCTGGACACCGACGAGAAGTGCACCATCTGTCTGTCAATGCTGGAGGATGGAGAGGATGTCAG gagATTACCCTGCATGCATCTCTTCCACCAAGCGTGCGTGGACCAATGGCTGGCCACCAGCAGGAAATGCCCTATATGTAGGGTGGACATTGAGACCCAGCTGACCCCCGACAGTTGA
- the ark2cb gene encoding E3 ubiquitin-protein ligase RNF165 isoform X3, whose amino-acid sequence MVLVHVGYLVLPVFGSVRNRGSHFNRQQQQQQQQHSHATSCRHFQLGPQAPLPMDFPMPHPGQPQSGINPHLAPPGHQHGPPLHPPLNPLPGPQFQDIPAPPFLPQALHQQYLLQQQILEAQHRHILPPSSRRTPERVPHQPHRLRPGYEFAPPLHVPPQPVVQQPRYLAEGTDWDLSVDAGLPPHQYHIHPLPQHYQHYLTSPRMHHFPRNNASTQVVVHEIRNYPYPQLHLLALQSLNPSRHASAVRESYEELLQLEDRLGSVNRGAVQTTIERFTFPHKYKKRIPQDLKMCLDDEELDTDEKCTICLSMLEDGEDVRRLPCMHLFHQACVDQWLATSRKCPICRVDIETQLTPDS is encoded by the exons GATCCCATTTCAACCggcaacagcaacagcagcagcagcagcacagccaTGCTACCTCTTGCCGGCACTTCCAGTTAGGTCCTCAGGCCCCGCTGCCCATGGACTTCCCCATGCCCCACCCAGGGCAGCCACAGTCAGGCATTAACCCCCACCTGGCCCCTCCCGGCCACCAGCATGGCCCTCCACTCCACCCACCCCTCAACCCCCTGCCCGGCCCTCAGTTCCAGGACATCCCTGCCCCTCCCTTCCTACCTCAGGCATTACACCAGCAATACCTCCTCCAGCAGCAGATCCTCGAGGCTCAGCACCGACACATCCTGCCACCCTCCAG TAGACGCACCCCAGAGAGAGTTCCTCACCAGCCCCACAGACTGCGGCCCGGTTATGAGTTTGCTCCCCCGCTTCACGTCCCGCCTCAGCCTGTGGTGCAGCAGCCCCGCTACCTAGCTGAAGGAACAGACTG GGATCTAAGCGTCGACGCTGGCCTACCCCCTCACCAGTACCACATCCATCCGCTGCCGCAGCACTATCAGCACTACTTGACCTCTCCGAGGATGCACCACTTCCCCAGAAACAATGCCTCAACACAAGTG GTTGTCCATGAGATCAGAAACTACCCATATCCCCAGCTGCACTTGCTGGCTCTGCAGAGTCTCAACCCCTCCCGCCACGCGTCTGCTGTTAGAGAGAGCTACGAG GAGCTTCTGCAGCTGGAGGACAGACTGGGCAGTGTAAACCGAGGAGCGGTCCAAACCACCATAGAGAGATTCACTTTCCCCCATAAGTACAAAAAG AGAATACCCCAGGACCTGAAGATGTGTCTGGATGATGAGGAGCTGGACACCGACGAGAAGTGCACCATCTGTCTGTCAATGCTGGAGGATGGAGAGGATGTCAG gagATTACCCTGCATGCATCTCTTCCACCAAGCGTGCGTGGACCAATGGCTGGCCACCAGCAGGAAATGCCCTATATGTAGGGTGGACATTGAGACCCAGCTGACCCCCGACAGTTGA